The following are from one region of the Vibrio rarus genome:
- the rlmE gene encoding 23S rRNA (uridine(2552)-2'-O)-methyltransferase RlmE yields the protein MSKQKHSASSGRWLKEHFDDKYANEARKKGYRSRAYFKMEEIHTKDKLFTAGMTVVDLGAAPGGWSQYAAKIVGDNGQIIACDLLPMDPIAGVSFLQGDFREDSVLEALLERIQPSMVDVVMSDMAPNIAGNNSVDQPRAMYLVELALDMCRQVLATNGSFVVKVFQGEGFDQYVKDVREMFKTVKVRKPDSSRARSREVFIVATGYKG from the coding sequence ATGAGCAAACAAAAGCATTCGGCCAGTTCGGGTCGATGGTTAAAAGAGCATTTTGATGATAAGTACGCAAATGAAGCTCGTAAAAAAGGCTATCGTTCACGGGCTTATTTCAAAATGGAAGAAATTCATACCAAGGATAAACTGTTCACAGCAGGGATGACGGTCGTGGATTTGGGGGCAGCCCCTGGTGGTTGGTCTCAGTACGCTGCGAAAATAGTTGGTGACAATGGACAAATAATTGCGTGTGATTTGTTGCCTATGGACCCCATTGCTGGTGTAAGCTTCTTACAGGGGGATTTTAGGGAAGATAGCGTGCTAGAAGCATTGCTTGAACGCATTCAGCCAAGTATGGTGGATGTGGTTATGTCTGATATGGCTCCTAATATTGCTGGCAATAACTCCGTAGACCAACCAAGAGCGATGTATTTAGTTGAATTAGCACTTGATATGTGTCGACAAGTTCTAGCTACCAATGGTAGTTTTGTTGTTAAAGTGTTTCAGGGGGAAGGTTTTGATCAGTACGTTAAAGATGTACGCGAAATGTTCAAAACAGTGAAAGTCCGTAAACCTGATTCTTCTAGAGCTCGCTCTCGTGAAGTGTTCATTGTAGCAACTGGTTACAAAGGCTAA
- the greA gene encoding transcription elongation factor GreA, producing the protein MEKVPMTVRGEQQLKTELERLLKLRPLISKAIAEARELGDLKENAEYHAAREEQGICEAQIRDIEYKLSVAQVIDVTKMENSGKVIFGTTVTLIDVDTEEEFKYQIVGEDEAEIKLGRISVSSPIARGLIGKLEGDEVTITTPGGVKDYEIDQVEYL; encoded by the coding sequence ATGGAAAAAGTACCAATGACTGTTCGTGGTGAGCAGCAATTAAAAACAGAACTAGAAAGATTGCTAAAACTACGTCCTCTTATTTCTAAAGCGATTGCCGAAGCTCGCGAATTAGGCGACCTTAAAGAAAATGCTGAGTACCATGCGGCGCGTGAAGAGCAAGGTATTTGTGAAGCGCAAATTCGTGATATTGAATACAAGTTATCTGTTGCTCAGGTGATTGATGTCACTAAAATGGAAAATAGCGGCAAGGTCATTTTTGGCACAACAGTGACACTTATTGATGTGGATACAGAAGAAGAGTTTAAGTATCAAATCGTTGGTGAAGATGAGGCGGAAATTAAACTAGGTCGCATCTCTGTAAGCTCACCCATTGCGCGTGGTTTGATCGGTAAACTTGAAGGTGACGAAGTCACTATCACCACTCCTGGTGGCGTAAAAGACTACGAAATTGATCAAGTAGAATATCTATAG
- the ftsH gene encoding ATP-dependent zinc metalloprotease FtsH: MAKNLILWLVIAVVLMSVFQSFGPGDSNGKSVDYTTFVQEVGQGQIREAKINDKEIVFYRNDNSRNVTYMPVYDTKLLDDLINKNVKVSGTPPEEQSLLGTIFISWFPMILLIGVWIFFMRQMQGGGGKGAMSFGKSKARMMSEEQIKTLFSDVAGCDEAKEDVKELVDYLRDPSRFQKLGGKIPTGVLLVGPPGTGKTLLAKAIAGEAKVPFFTISGSDFVEMFVGVGASRVRDMFEQAKKAAPCIIFIDEIDAVGRQRGAGVGGGHDEREQTLNQMLVEMDGFEGNEGIIVIAATNRPDVLDPALLRPGRFDRQVVVGLPDVRGREQILKVHMRKVPLANDVEPSLIARGTPGFSGADLANLVNEAALFAARGNKRNVSMVEFEQAKDKIMMGAERRSMVMTDDIKESTAYHEAGHAIIGRLVPEHDPVYKVSIIPRGRALGVTMYLPEQDRVSMNRRHLESMISSLYGGRLAEELIYGKERVSTGASNDIERATDIARKMVTQWGFSEKLGPLLYAEEEGEVFLGRSVTQTKHMSDDTAKLIDDEIRQIIDRNYARARQILEENMDIMHSMKDALMKYETIDAGQIDDLMERKSDIREPAGWGEQPTRSAEESKPAPSKPEAKAEPEKTEQSTSESTDKDSE, encoded by the coding sequence ATGGCAAAAAATCTAATTCTGTGGCTAGTGATAGCTGTAGTGCTAATGTCCGTTTTCCAGAGCTTTGGCCCTGGAGACAGTAACGGAAAATCAGTGGACTATACCACTTTTGTACAGGAAGTTGGCCAAGGTCAAATTCGTGAAGCAAAAATCAATGACAAAGAAATTGTCTTCTACCGCAACGATAACTCACGTAATGTGACTTATATGCCAGTGTATGACACTAAGCTTCTTGATGATTTGATCAATAAAAACGTGAAAGTAAGTGGTACCCCACCAGAAGAGCAAAGTCTTCTAGGGACTATCTTTATTTCATGGTTCCCTATGATTCTACTGATTGGTGTGTGGATTTTCTTCATGCGTCAAATGCAAGGCGGCGGCGGCAAAGGCGCTATGTCTTTCGGTAAATCTAAAGCTCGTATGATGAGTGAAGAACAGATCAAAACACTTTTCTCTGACGTTGCTGGCTGTGATGAAGCAAAAGAAGATGTAAAAGAGCTAGTGGATTACTTGCGTGACCCAAGCCGATTCCAAAAGTTGGGTGGTAAGATCCCAACAGGTGTTCTGCTAGTCGGTCCTCCTGGTACAGGTAAAACTTTGCTTGCTAAGGCGATTGCCGGTGAAGCAAAAGTACCGTTCTTTACTATTTCTGGTTCTGACTTTGTTGAAATGTTTGTGGGTGTGGGTGCATCTCGTGTGCGTGACATGTTCGAACAAGCTAAGAAAGCCGCTCCTTGTATCATCTTCATTGATGAAATCGATGCTGTAGGTCGTCAACGTGGCGCAGGTGTAGGTGGTGGTCACGATGAGCGTGAACAAACATTGAACCAAATGCTGGTTGAGATGGATGGCTTTGAAGGTAATGAAGGTATTATCGTTATTGCCGCAACCAACCGTCCTGACGTATTGGACCCTGCATTATTGCGTCCAGGTCGTTTTGACCGCCAAGTCGTTGTTGGTCTTCCTGATGTTCGTGGTCGTGAGCAAATTCTTAAAGTGCACATGCGTAAAGTGCCTTTAGCAAACGATGTGGAACCATCATTAATTGCTCGTGGTACACCGGGGTTCTCTGGTGCTGACCTTGCTAACCTAGTTAACGAAGCCGCTCTATTTGCCGCTCGCGGTAACAAGCGCAACGTATCAATGGTTGAATTTGAGCAAGCAAAAGACAAAATCATGATGGGTGCGGAACGTCGCTCAATGGTAATGACCGATGACATCAAAGAGTCAACGGCTTATCACGAAGCCGGTCACGCCATTATAGGTCGCTTAGTTCCAGAGCACGATCCTGTGTATAAAGTGTCTATTATCCCACGTGGCCGTGCGCTAGGTGTGACCATGTACTTGCCAGAACAAGATCGCGTAAGCATGAACCGTCGTCACCTTGAATCAATGATTTCAAGCCTCTACGGTGGCCGTCTTGCTGAAGAACTTATCTACGGTAAAGAGAGAGTGTCTACGGGTGCTTCGAACGATATCGAACGTGCTACTGATATTGCTCGTAAGATGGTGACTCAGTGGGGCTTCTCTGAAAAACTTGGACCGCTTCTTTATGCTGAAGAAGAGGGCGAAGTCTTCTTAGGTCGTAGCGTGACTCAGACCAAACATATGTCAGATGACACTGCAAAACTGATTGATGATGAAATTCGTCAAATCATTGACCGCAACTACGCTCGTGCTCGTCAAATTCTTGAAGAGAACATGGATATCATGCACTCAATGAAAGATGCATTGATGAAGTACGAAACAATCGATGCTGGTCAAATTGATGACCTCATGGAGCGTAAATCTGATATTAGAGAACCTGCCGGCTGGGGAGAACAACCAACCCGATCTGCTGAGGAATCTAAACCTGCTCCAAGTAAGCCTGAAGCGAAAGCGGAACCTGAAAAGACAGAACAATCTACATCAGAATCAACTGATAAAGATTCAGAATAA
- the folP gene encoding dihydropteroate synthase, with translation MILHHGTKQLDLTTPQVMGILNVTPDSFSDGGKFNRIEDALVQARLMIAAGASIIDIGGESTRPGAPKVTLAQELERVIPVIKALRAESDVWISIDTSKAEVMRQATAAGADIINDVRALREPEALQVAAVSGVPICLMHMQGQPRTMQAHPQYHDLLSDVASFLEERIDACAKVGIARDKLILDPGFGFGKTLEHNYHLLQHLEQFHRFDMPILAGMSRKSMVFKLLNKAPADCVSASVACAVIAAQKGAQIIRAHDVDETVDAVRVVSFMNSLK, from the coding sequence ATGATTTTACATCACGGAACCAAACAGCTCGATCTGACTACGCCTCAAGTTATGGGCATCCTTAACGTTACTCCTGACTCTTTCTCCGATGGTGGGAAATTTAACCGTATTGAAGATGCCTTAGTTCAAGCTCGATTAATGATCGCAGCAGGAGCAAGTATCATTGATATTGGTGGGGAGTCTACGCGTCCGGGAGCTCCAAAAGTGACGTTGGCACAGGAGCTTGAGCGGGTAATCCCAGTGATTAAAGCTCTGCGCGCAGAATCGGATGTATGGATCTCTATAGATACCAGTAAAGCTGAGGTGATGCGTCAAGCCACGGCAGCAGGAGCGGATATCATTAATGATGTACGAGCGCTTCGTGAACCTGAGGCTTTGCAGGTCGCCGCGGTATCTGGGGTGCCCATTTGTTTGATGCACATGCAAGGGCAGCCTAGAACCATGCAAGCTCATCCTCAGTACCATGATCTCTTGTCTGATGTGGCATCGTTTTTAGAAGAGCGTATTGACGCTTGCGCAAAAGTCGGAATTGCGCGGGACAAATTAATACTTGATCCTGGCTTTGGATTTGGTAAAACACTTGAACATAACTACCATTTATTACAACACCTAGAACAGTTTCATCGCTTTGATATGCCTATCTTGGCAGGGATGTCTAGAAAGTCGATGGTATTTAAGCTACTCAATAAAGCCCCTGCGGATTGTGTATCCGCAAGTGTCGCATGTGCGGTAATTGCCGCGCAAAAAGGCGCACAAATTATTAGAGCACATGATGTAGATGAAACGGTAGATGCCGTGCGAGTCGTGAGCTTTATGAACTCATTAAAATAA
- the yhbY gene encoding ribosome assembly RNA-binding protein YhbY, producing the protein MNLSTKQKQHLKGLAHPLKPVVLMGANGLTEAVLAEIEIALDHHELIKVKVASEDRDTKNLIIDAIIRETGAEKVQTIGKTLVMYRQSEQRKIELPRK; encoded by the coding sequence ATGAACTTAAGCACCAAACAAAAGCAGCATCTAAAAGGCCTAGCGCACCCGCTAAAACCGGTTGTGCTAATGGGCGCAAATGGACTTACTGAGGCTGTTCTAGCGGAGATTGAAATTGCACTGGATCATCACGAGTTGATCAAGGTTAAAGTTGCATCTGAAGATCGTGACACAAAAAACCTTATCATTGATGCTATCATCCGTGAAACCGGCGCAGAAAAAGTACAGACTATTGGTAAAACACTGGTCATGTACCGCCAATCAGAGCAACGTAAAATCGAACTCCCTCGTAAATAA